A genome region from Microscilla marina ATCC 23134 includes the following:
- a CDS encoding 30S ribosomal protein THX, producing MGRGDKRTRKGKIFLGSYGKVRPRKKPNTYKTTEKKTENKES from the coding sequence ATGGGAAGAGGAGACAAAAGAACCCGCAAAGGAAAGATTTTTTTAGGTAGTTATGGTAAAGTAAGACCTCGCAAAAAGCCAAACACTTACAAGACTACCGAAAAGAAAACTGAGAACAAAGAGTCTTAA